From a single Nostoc sp. MS1 genomic region:
- a CDS encoding succinate--CoA ligase subunit beta, whose translation MDLLEYQVKEWFGEIGIPVLPSQRIDHPTDLKRLKIRYPIVLKSQVHAGEREKVGGVRMVETTIDAIAAAQNIFNLSIWGELPEVLLAESKYDAQQEFYLAVVLDTAICRPVLLGSTEANIDLELADQKMQYVVVEQDFSPFYARRLALKMGLQGTLIQSVSTVLEKMYQLFVQKDLDLVEINPLGVNLAGEVMALNGKVRVNERSIGRHPEIAAMAEKTNNRQHKRSITNGRAGELKSLDAQGRIGILGNGTGSIMATYDLVVSSGGKPGISLNLRHAAITDPAPTTFYDRLVKGLNTLAVDSNTHVILINLLGSVPQPEEAAQAIAQFILNNKGETQSLLAKSNGSKSRSQNLSPHLVVRLAGSELDAAKDVLTDLQTHENGLILVEDLDAAVAAAVRLTKSPAYKKVS comes from the coding sequence ATGGATTTATTAGAGTATCAAGTTAAAGAATGGTTTGGGGAAATAGGCATTCCTGTATTGCCATCTCAAAGAATAGACCATCCTACAGATTTAAAACGCCTGAAAATTCGCTACCCGATAGTGCTGAAATCTCAAGTTCACGCCGGGGAACGGGAGAAAGTCGGCGGTGTGAGAATGGTAGAAACTACGATTGATGCGATCGCCGCCGCTCAAAATATCTTTAATCTATCAATATGGGGCGAATTACCAGAAGTTTTATTAGCTGAATCTAAGTATGATGCCCAGCAAGAATTTTATTTAGCTGTAGTTTTAGATACTGCAATTTGTCGTCCGGTGCTGTTAGGTTCCACAGAAGCAAATATTGATTTGGAATTAGCCGATCAAAAAATGCAGTATGTGGTTGTTGAACAAGACTTTTCACCTTTCTACGCTCGTAGACTAGCATTAAAAATGGGTCTGCAAGGTACGCTGATTCAATCTGTCAGCACGGTGTTAGAAAAAATGTACCAGTTATTTGTACAGAAAGACTTGGACTTAGTAGAAATTAATCCTCTGGGTGTCAACCTTGCTGGTGAAGTGATGGCGCTCAATGGTAAAGTCAGAGTCAACGAACGTTCCATTGGCAGACATCCAGAAATTGCTGCAATGGCAGAAAAAACAAATAATCGTCAACATAAAAGAAGCATAACTAATGGGCGTGCGGGTGAGTTAAAAAGTTTAGATGCACAAGGTAGAATCGGCATTTTAGGTAATGGTACTGGTTCTATCATGGCGACCTATGATTTAGTTGTCAGTAGTGGCGGTAAACCAGGGATATCTCTTAACTTACGCCATGCAGCAATTACTGATCCTGCACCCACCACATTTTATGACCGCCTAGTTAAAGGACTCAACACCTTAGCTGTTGACAGCAATACTCATGTGATATTAATTAATCTGCTAGGAAGTGTTCCCCAACCAGAAGAAGCAGCACAAGCGATCGCCCAATTTATATTAAATAATAAAGGTGAAACTCAGTCATTACTGGCCAAGTCCAACGGTAGCAAAAGCCGTAGTCAAAATCTCTCACCCCATTTAGTCGTCCGTTTAGCGGGTTCAGAACTGGATGCAGCTAAAGATGTTTTAACTGACTTACAAACTCATGAAAATGGATTGATATTAGTAGAAGATTTAGACGCAGCCGTAGCAGCAGCAGTCAGATTAACTAAATCCCCAGCTTATAAAAAAGTTTCTTAA